Within the Stenotrophomonas maltophilia genome, the region GGCCTGCAGACGCTGATGACCGGTATGGGGCTGCCCAGGCTGCAGCTGATCGATACGCCGACCGCAGCCTATATCGGTATCGTCTACTGCTACCTGCCATTCATGGTGCTGCCGCTGTACGCCAACCTGGTCAAGCATGACCACCGCCTGCTGGAGGCGGCCTACGATCTCGGTGCGAAGCCGTGGCAGGCCTTCCTGCGCATCACCCTGCCGCTGTCCAGGGCCGGCATCATCGCCGGCTGCATGCTGGTGATGATTCCGGCGGTCGGCGAGTTCGTCATCCCTGAGATGCTCGGCGGATCGGAGACGTTGATGGTTGGCCGGCAGCTGTGGAACGAGTTCTTCAACAACCGCAACTGGCCGGGCGCCTCGGCGATGGCGGTGGCGATGATCCTGCTGCTGCTGGTGCCGATCCTGCTGTTCAACCGTTCCCAGCAGCGCCTGCTGGAAGGGAAGCAGGCATGAGCCCGCGTACCGCCAAGGGCCTGGGTCTGGGCGTGCTGCTGCTCGGCTTCGCCTTCCTGTACCTGCCGATCCTGCTGTTGATGTTCTATTCGTTCAACAGTTCGCGGCTGGCGATGGTGTGGGCGGGCTTCTCCACCCGCGCCTACAGCGATCTGTTCGCCGACCGTGCACTGATGGACGCGATGTGGACCAGCCTGGTGGTGGCGTTCTGGACCGCCTGCACCGCCACGGTGCTCGGTACGCTGGCGGCCATGGTGATGACCCGATTCAAGCGTTTCCGCGGCAAGCCGCTGTTCGGCGCGCTGGTCACCGCGCCGCTGGTGATGCCGGACGTGATCCTGGGTTTCTCGCTGATGGCGCTGCTGGCCTCGATGGGGGCCATTCCGGGCTTCCCGGCGCGTGGACTGGCGACCATCTGGATCGCCCACGTCACCTTCACTCTGTGCTTCGTCACCGTGGTGGTGTCTTCGCGCCTGCAGGAAATGGATCTGTCGCTGGAAGAAGCGGCGATGGACCTGGGGGCCAGCCGGCTGACCGTGTTCACCCGCATCACGCTGCCGATCATCGCCCCAGCACTGGTAGCGGGCTGGCTGCTGGCCTTCACGCTGTCGCTGGATGACGTGGTGGTGGCCAGCTTCGTCGCCACGCCGGGCTCGACAACACTGCCGATGAAGGTCTTCGCTTCGGTCCGCATGGGCATCAGCCCGAAGATCAATGCGCTGGCCACGCTGCTGGTATCGGCGGTGTCGATCGCGGCGGTGATCGGCTGGTACATCAACGCGCGCGCCGAGAAGCGGCGCCAGCGCGACCTGCAGCTGGCCCGGCAGGACAACGGCTGATCCGGCAACGCGCGGCTCACGGGCAAGGGCGCACACTGGGGATCTGCCTGAAGGAGATCCCCCATGACTGTCGAGATCATCGATCCCACCACCGGCCAGGTGACCTACCGCCATGAACTGATGGGCGCTGCCGACGTCGAGCAGCGCCTGCAGGCCGCTGCCGACGCATTCCCGGGCTGGGCCGCACGTTCGCTGCAGGAGCGGGGTGCCGTCCTGCGAGGGATCGCCGCGCAGCTGCGCACGCGGCGTGACGAGCTGCAGCAGGCGATGACGCACGAGATGGGCAAGCTGAAGGCCGAGGCATTGGCCGAGGTCGACAAATGCGCGGCGGCCTGCGAGTACTACGCCGATCACGCCGCCGACTACCTCAAGCCCCAGCTGATCGATACCGAGGCACAGCGCAGCTACGTGCGCTACGAGCCGATCGGCTGCGTGTTCGCGGTGATGCCATGGAACTTCCCGGTCTGGCAGGTGTTCCGCTTCCTTGCGCCTGCCTTCATGGCCGGCAACGTGGCGCTGCTCAAGCACGCCAGCAACGTGCCCCAGTGTGCGGACCTGATCCTGGCGGTGTGCCGCGACGGTGGCCTGCCGGCCGGTGTGTTCGACGTTCTGCACATCGACAACGACCAGGCAGCCGAGGTGCTGCGCGATGCGCGGGTGAAGGCGGTGACGCTGACCGGCAGCGAACGCGCCGGGCGTTCGATCGCGTCCAATGCGGGCAGCCAGCTGAAGAAGTCGGTGATGGAGCTGGGGGGCAGTGACGCCTTCGTGGTGCTGGACGATGCCGACCTCGACAAGACCGTGGCGGCCGCAGTGAAGTCACGCTTCGACAACAGTGGGCAGACCTGTATCGCTGCCAAGCGCTTCATCGTGGTGGAGCGCGTGGCCGATGAATTCACCCGCCGCTTCGTCGAGGCGGCTGGTCAGCGCCGGTATGGCGACCCCAGCGAGCGCGAGACCACGCTGGCACCGATGGCCCGCGCGGACCTGCGCGACGAGCTGCACAAGCAGGTGCGGGCGAGTGTGGCCAAGGGGGCGCGGGTGCTGCTGGGCGGCGAGCCGATCGCGGGCACGCATGCCGGCTATCCGGCCACCGTGCTGGACCAGGTCGGGCCGGGCATGCCCGCCTACGACGAGGAACTGTTTGGGCCGGTGGCTGCGGTGATCCGGGTCAAGGATGAAGAGGAAGCGCTGCGCGTGGCCAACGACACCCGCTTCGGGCTGGGCGGCAGTGTCTGGACCGGTGACCCGGTGCGTGGCGAGTCCTTCGCCCAGCGCATGGAATGCGGTGCGGCCTTCGTCAATGCCATCGTCAAGAGTGACGCGCGGCTGCCGTTCGGCGGCAGCAAACAGTCAGGCTTCGGCCGCGAACTGGCGGACCATGGCATCCATGAGTTCATGAACATCAAGACTGTCTACGTGGCCTGATGATGCATTCCGTGTGCCACGCTAAAGAAGCAGCCGAGCCCGAGCCTGGGCTCGGCTCTACAACCACCGCGCGCGCTTGAACAACCGGTACAGGCCCACGCAGACACCGCCCACGCCGACGATCATCAGCGGGTATGCCCATGGCTGGCTCAACTCCGGCATGTGACTGAAGTTCATGCCGTACCAGCTCGTGATCAGTGTTGGCGCCGCCAGCAGGGCCGCCCACGCACCCAGCCGCTTTACGGTTTCGCCCTGCGCCAGCGTCACCAGCGAGAGGTTCACGCTCAGTGCGGTACCCAGCATCTCGCGCAGGGTATCGATCACGTCGCTGATGCGCACCGCATGGTCATGCACGTCGCGCACGTAGAGCTTCACTTCGTCCGGAATCAATTCGCCCTGGTAGCGGCGCAGCTGCGCCAGCACGTCCTGCAAGGGGGCCACGGCCATCCGCATCTTGTTCAACTCGCGCTTGAGCTCGTACAGGCGCACCACGGTGCTGCGCTTGTAGCTCTCGGCGAAGATGTCCTTCTCCAGCAGCTCCAGCGTGTCGCGGAAGCGGTTGGTGATCGGCAGGTAGTTGTCGACCACGAAGTCGGTGACGGCATACAGGCAATACGACGGACCCATCTTCAGCAGCTGCGGCTCGCGTTCCACCCGGGCACGCACTGGCGCATACGACAGCGAAGCGCCGTGGCGCACGGTCACCAGGAAACGCGGCCCGAGGAAGGCGTGGGTTTCACCGTACTGGATGCGCTCATCGACCATCTGCGCGGTGGTCATCACCACAAACAGCGAGTTGCCGTAGGCTTCCACCTTCGGCCGCTGGTGCGCATTGCGCGCGTCCTCGATCGCCAGGTCGTGCAGGCAGAACTCCTCCTGCAGCTTCAGCAGCACGTCTTCATTGGGGTCGAACAGGCCGACCCAGACGAAGCCGTTGCCGCTGGCGATGACGTCGCTGATGGCGTCCAGGCTGATGTCATGGCGGACGCCCTGCTCATCGTAGTGGACGCAGTTGATGACGCAGGCGGGATTGGCCGAAGCAGGTGCGGCAGCGGAGGCGGGCAGTGACATGCCCGCCATCGTGCGTCAGTGCCGCGTATCCGACAAGTGACGATCGCGCCCCAGCACCCAGGCCAGGGCCGCATGGATCGGCAGCAGCAGCACGATCCATTGCACGTTGTACTGCGCCTGCAGGCTCAGCCAGTGCAGGACCAGCGCTGCCAGGGCCTGCAGTGCCACCAGCCACAGCACGACCGTGAACATGCGGCCCGGCGGGCGACGGCGCAGCAGCCGGACCGCGCCCGGCAGCAGCAGCACGCACAACGGCGAAAGCAGCAGCAGGTTGCGGTTGGCCCAGGCGGCGTAATGGGTGCTGAAACCCCAGAGGAACACCAGCAGGCCACCTGCGACGGCACACAGCAGCCACAACGGCAGTCCCAGTCCGGCCAGCAGGCGCGGCCGGTTGCGCAACGCCAGCACGCCGGCAGCGATGGCCAGACCGCACAGCAGCCACGGCCACCAGCGGCGCGGGAATTCCTTGGGCTCCGGATCGATGCGGTGCGGCAGCAGTTCCTGCTCGGACTGCACCAGCGGACGACCGTCGCTGTTGCGCGCCTGGCGCAGGGCATCGGCCAGGCGCATCGGCACGAAGGCTTCCTGCCAGCGTGACAGCGGCTGATCGGCGAACGGGCCCAGGCCCACGTCGAAGCCCAGCCACATCCACGGCGCGGGCGAGGCCAGGCGGACCGATTCGCTGCGGTAGGTATTGCCGCGCGAGCGTCCGGACAGCTGAGCATGCAGTCCACCACCCAGCGCCTTGTCCAGCGTGTCGCGCACCATCGTCGCGCAGTTGGCGGTGTAGTAGTCGTAGTGGTAGCGCGCGTTCTCCGGCCTGGCCCGCTCGGCCAGGTCGGCGGCCAGTGCGCGCGCCTGGTCCGGGCGCAGATCCAGCCACTGCACGCTCGCTCCGCGGCCGGTCTCGTCGTAGTACGACAGGTCCTGCTGAAGGGGCAGCGCCACCAGGTAATACATCATGTCGCCACGCACGAAACGACCGATGAAGTCATCCTCGGACGGATCGAAGTAGCCGAAATTGTACGACGTTGCTTCACCACTGGCCGGATCGAGCACCGCGATGGCGTCATGACCGAAACGCTCGAAGAACACCGTGCCGGGCTGCATCGTCACCACGCCGATGCGCGGCGCCGGGGTTCCGGCGACTGTAGCCGTCGCCTGCGCGAAGGCGATGGCAGGCACGGCCGTGGCCAGCATGCACAGCGCCAGCCACAGGGTGAGGATCAGCCCGCGCCGCTTCAAGCGTCGTCCTGCGCGTCCGGTGGCAGCACCGTCACGTGGAAGGCCTGTACCCGGCGCGCATCGGCACGCGCGACACGGAACATGAAGCGGTCCAGCGCCAGTTCGTCTCCGATCTCCGGAAGGTGACCGACCGCTTCCGTGACCAGGCCGCCGATGGTGTCGTAGTCCTCGTCGGAGAACGTGGCACCGAAGCGCTCGTTGAAATCCCCGATCGGGGTCAGGGCATCGACCACGTACTGGCCGTCGGCCTGGATCGCGATCTGTGCCGACGGATCCTCGGCTTCGTCGTGCTCGTCATCGATGTCGCCGACGATCTGTTCCAGCACGTCCTCGATGGTGACCAGGCCGGCGACGCCGCCGTACTCGTCGACCACGATGGCCATGTGGTTGCGCGACAGGCGGAACTCCTTCAGCAGCACGTTGAGCTTCTTCGCTTCAGGAATCAGCACCGCCGGGCGCAGCAGTTCGCGTACGTTGGCCGGGCCGTGGTCGGCAACCACGCCGCGCAGCAGGTCCTTGGCCAGCAGGATGCCGAGGATGTCGTCCTTGTTCTCGCCATGCACCGGGAAGCGCGAATGGCCGGATTCGACCACCTGCTTCATCAGTTCCAGGAAGGGCGCTTCGACGGGCAGCGAGACCATCTGCGAACGCGAGATCATCACGTCGCCCACGGTCAGCTCGGCCACCGAAATGGCGCCTTCCATCATCTTCAGGGTATCGGCGGCGATCAGACCTTCTTCCTGCGCGGTGTGCAGGACAGCGACCAGCTCGTCGCGGGTATGGGGTTCGCCGGAGAACGCGGACGTCAGGCGTTCCAGCCAGCCGCGCTTCTTTTCACTGTGCTCCTGCAGGGAGCTACTACTGTCGTCTTCAGACATCTCTGGAAAAAGGGCACCCGGCATGCCGGGCGTTGGCGCCAGTCTAGCAGGATGTAGCGGCCTGTCAGCGCCCCCCGCTGCCGGGGCCGGTGATCGGGGGCGGCGCCAGTTCAGGCCGGGACGCCGGTGCTTCGGGCAGGTCCAGGCTGTAGGTGCAGCCGGCCAGCGTCCGGCCTGGGTGGGAGGCCACCGTTGAGACACTGAGGATGATCGACTCGATCTGCGCCTCGCCGGTGGTCGGGTCGGTCACGTCACGGCTGACCAGTTCGCGCCCCGCCATGAACTTGCCGTCCTGGTCGTATCCGGTCTCCAGCCCGAGCCGCCTGGCCAGTGGCCGGGGGTCGGCCTCATCGAGGATGGCCATGATGCTGGCACCGGCCATTGCGACCCGGTCCGTGCGGGTGCCGAACACCGTGATGGGCTGCGCCAGCCGGTACTCGCTCAGGAACCGGTTGCCCTGCGGCAGGGGTTGCAGGCCGCTGGCGACCGCTTTCAGCGGGTCGGCCAGCAGCGGTGCCAGCGCGGCATGGGCGGCCACGTCCTGGCGGCATTCGATCAGTGCCGGCAGGTCCAGCGGAGCGGCGGACGCAGAGGTGGCAAGCAGCAGGGGCAGGAACACAGCGGCACTCCGTGGTGGCGCCGAGCCTGGGCTCGGCTGCCTTCCGGTCAGGGGGGGCGGCGGGCTCAGCGCTCGCCGGCGTAGGGGTCGGCGATGCCGAGCTCGGCCAGGATCTCGCGTTCCAGCTGCTCCATCGCCTCGGCTTCCTTGTCGTCTTCGTGGTCCCAGCCGAGCAGGTGCAGCACGCCGTGCACGGTGAGGTGCGCATAGTGGGCGTTGAGCGCCTTGCCCTGCTCACCGGCCTCGCGCTCGACCACCGGGGCACAGATCACCAGGTCGCCCAGCAGCGGGAACTTCACGCCCTTGGGCAGGCCTTCGGGCACTTCGGCCGGGAAGCTGAGCACATTGGTGGCGTAGTCCTTGCCGCGGTAGTGGCGGTTCAGCGACTGCCCCTCCTTGGCATCGACCACGCGGATCGCCAGGTCGGCTTCGCGGATCCGCCCCTTCAGGGCCGCGGCAACCCACCTGCGGAAGCTCACCGCGGCCGGCAGTCCGGCGCGGGGCAGGGCGTAACTGACGGCGACGTCCAGCCGTACGGGACCACGGGTCATGATGTCGCTCCGGGTTGGATCTGATGCAGGTCGCGGCGGTCGTAGGCACTGACGATGCGGGCCACCAGCGGATGGCGGACGACGTCGCGCGATTCGAAGAAGGTGAAGCTCACGCCCTCGACATCGCGCAGCACGTCGATGGCATCGCGCAGGCCCGATTTCAGGTGCTTGGGCAGGTCGGTCTGGGTCAGGTCGCCGGTGACCACGGCGGTGGAGCCGAAGCCCAGCCGGGTCAGGAACATCTTCATCTGCTCGATGGTGGTGTTCTGCGCCTCGTCCAGGATCACGAACGCATCGTTGAGCGTGCGGCCACGCATGTACGCCAGCGGTGCGATCTCGATGACGTTCTTCTCCAGCAGCTTGACCACCTTCTCCACGCCCATCATTTCGTACAGGGCGTCGTACAGCGGCCGCAGGTAGGGGTCGACCTTCTGGGTCAGGTCGCCGGGCAGGAAGCCGAGCTTCTCGCCGGCCTCGACCGCAGGCCGCACCAGGATCAGGCGCTGCACGCGCGACTCGTTCAGCGCTTCCACCGCGCTGGCCACGGCCAGGAAGGTCTTGCCAGTACCGGCCGGGCCGATGCCGAAGTTGATGTCATGGGTGGCGATCTGGTGCAGGTAGCGGCCCTGGTTGGCGCCGCGACCGCGCACGGTGCCACGCTTGACCCGGATCGCCACGTCCTGTGCTTCGTACGAGCGTTCGGCGATCTGCTCCACGTTGGCCTGGGCCAGGCGCAGGTGGATGGCGTGGTTGTCGAAGGTGGTCTCGCCGGCTTCGGCGTACAGGGCCTCGATCAGCTTCTGCGCTTCCACGCTGGCTTCCTTCGGTCCACTGATACGGAACACGAAGCCGCGATTGGCGATCTCCACGCCGAGTTTCAGTTCGATCTGTCGCAAATGGCCGTCGAACGGGCCGCACAGGTTGGCCAGGCGCGCGTTGTCTTCCGGCGACAGGGTGAAGTCTCGATGCTCGATGTTTTTCATTGCTGGAGGTGGGGCGGAAGCCTTCCACCACAGTGTCTTCAAGGGGAAACAAGGGTAGCGCGCGGGGGCGCACACGGCCAGTACGGGGGCTGCGACGCGGTTTTCCACACGGGGTGTGGATCGGGCCTGCGGGAACCTGTGGATAGACGTTCGCAATGCTTGTGCCACAAGCTTCCTGCGCCGGTGGTGAAAAAAGCGTCACGGCCGGGTGGGGAACGGAAACCGGAAGCAGCGGTGGCCACGGGAAGGTTCACAGGCATTGAGCGTCGGGGCGGAGCGCCCGGCCAGGGAGAGGTCATGGATGTTTCACATACGGCAGCTGCGCACGCGCCGCTGGCGGGGCTCGGGTCGAACGGGCAACTGCATCGGCTGCAGGCTGAGGGCCTGCCTCCCTTGTTCGTCGAACAGTGGTGGGGCCACGAAAGCCTGGTCAACGGTTTCGATTACTGGGTAGATGCCGTGCACCCGGATGCGGGCCTGTCATGCGCAGACTGGCCGGGACTGAGCGCCGCGCTGGTCACCTGCCTCGATGATGGCCAGGACCACCATCGCTGCGGCTACATCGCCGCCGCTCACCTCCTTGGCGCAGACGGCGGTCTGGCGCGCTATCGGCTGCATCTCGTGCCATGGACGTGGTTCCTGCGGCATGCGCGGCGCAGCCGTGTCCATCAGCAGCGGACCGTGCGGGACATCGTCGAGGACGTGTTCGGCACGCACAGCGGACTGGCCCGCTGGCGCTGGAGCGACGATGCCCTGGCCGCTCTGGCCGCCGCACCCGTGCGCGACTGCTGCATCCAGTATCGGGAGCCGGACCTTGAGTTTGTTCAGCGGCTGTTGGCCGATGAAGGCATTGCGGGCACGTTCGAGAGCGACAGTAGCGGCGGATTGACGCTCGTGCTGTTCGCCGACAGCAGCGTGCAACCTGAGAATCCACAATCGGCCCGAGACGGCGGTATCCGTTTCCACCGTGACGACGCCACCGAGCGCGCAGATGCCCTGCAGCAGCTGGGCAGGTGGCGTCGGCTGGGCAGCAGCCGGCTCTCGCTTGTCACCGACGATGGCCCTGCGGCCACCGTCCGACATGTGCAGATGCCACTGCAGGAAGCCGGGCACAGCCCGCGCGAGGTCTATGAGCCGGTGGGCACCCACGTCCTGGCTGGCGCCGATGAGGGGTATCGTCGCGTGCGGCGAGCAGCTGAAGCACACGAGGCCGGCAGTGCAGGCTGGCTGGCGGCAGGCAGCGTACGCAGCCTGCAGGTCGGTCGCTTCATCCGCGTTCTGGCCGCGGGCGCTGGTTCGACGCCGAGCCTGCTGCCGACCGAACTACTGCATTACGGGTGCAATCCGCCGCCGATCACGCAGGGGGCGGAGCAACCACGCGCTGCGGCACCGGCCCGCTGGCTTGAGGCCGGTTCAGCCATACCCGGCGTGGCGCTGGAGACAACCGCGCCCCTGGGTTATGCCAATCGCTTCCGCGCCGTCGATCGGAATCGACCGTGGCGGCCCGTGCTGGCCGACGGCACCGGCGAACGCATCCACCCGCGGCCGCTCGCGCCAGGCCATCAGACCGCTACGGTGATCGCCGGCGATGGCCGTGATGATGCCGCTCTGTACGCCGATCACCTGGGCCGGGTACGGGTACGTCTGCATCTACAGGACGCCACAGATGCCGGTACGACCTGTTGGCTGCGGGTCGCGCAGCGCTACGCTGGACCGGGCGTCGGTGCACAGTTCCTGCCGCGTGTCGGCCAGGAGGTGGTGATCGGCTTTCTGGACGGGAACATCGATCAGCCCTTGGTGCTGGGCGCGCTGTACAACGGTCGTGGCGAGGCGGGCGTTGCGCGCACCCCGGCCGGAGCAGCGGCCGCAGACGAAAGCGGCGGCCTGTTCGGGCATGCCACCGACTCCCGCCCGAGCGCACAGGGCAATGCGGCCGGCGGCCATGCGCCTGTCTGGCACGCGATGGCACCGGGGCAGGACCAGCACCGGCATGCCGGGGCGGTATGGGGCATCCAGTCACGGGAATGGTCCGGAACGGGTTACAACCGGCTGGCCTTCGATGATTCCGACGCACAGCTGCGCGTGCAGCTGGCCAGCAGCCACGCCAGCAGCGAGCTGAATCTTGGTCATCTGCTGCACATGGCTGACAACCATCGTGGTTCCCTGCGCGGAGAAGGCGCGGAACTGCGCACTGACGCGTGGGGCGCGCTGCGTGCCGAACGGGGCGTCTGGTTGACCGCGCGTGGCCACGCTGCGCTGTCACCCGCAGGCGAAGTGGCTGCGGCCGGCGCGCTGCTGCAGCAGGCCGCCCTCCTGGCCGCGTCCAGCCATGGCGCGGCTACGATGCACGGCACGGCTGGCTTGGACAGCCACGCAGTACGGGAGGACAGCACCGGCGTGGCAGGTCTGCAACGGGTTGCGCGGGCCAGTGTGAACGGACTTTCCTATGCGCAGGCCAGCGCCGATGAGGAGGGCCGCCCCGCGCCCGGCGATGTTCCGCATACCGGCCAGCCAACGCTGGGCCTGCATGGGCAGGCCGGTCTGATGATGGTGGCCGGGCAGGCACTGCACTGGGGCGGTGCCCGGAGTGTGGCACTGTCCAGTGGCGGGCACACCGATGCCAACGTGGCCGGCGGTGCGCGCCTGCACGCGGCGCAGGCGGTGGGCATGCTGGCGGCCAGTGGCCGCAGCTTTGCCGGTGATGCGGCATTGACCATCGTCGCTGGGCAGGAGGTACTGGACATCCGGGCCCAGTCCGAAACGATCCACCTGCAGGCGCGCAGCACCGTGCGTGCAGCGAGCGGGCAAGGGGCTGTGGAGCTTGCCGCACCGCGCACCCTGCACATCGCCACCGCCGGTGGCGCCAGCATTACGCTGGAAGATGGCAACCTGGTGCTGGTCTGCCCCGGCACGGTGACCGTGCAGGCCGGGCAGCGCACCTTCGTCGGCCCGGCGCAGCTGGCCCGTCCCCTGCCGGACATGCCGTCCAGCGCGCTGGACGGGCAGGTTCCGAAGCTTGCTTTCAGGCTGCAGGACATCCCGGGCCCACAGGGTGTGCCGCTGGGCGGGCAGCCCTGGAGGATCGTGCGCACGCACCGCGCCCTGGACGATGAGCAGCGTGACAGCGCCCT harbors:
- a CDS encoding PhoH family protein, whose translation is MKNIEHRDFTLSPEDNARLANLCGPFDGHLRQIELKLGVEIANRGFVFRISGPKEASVEAQKLIEALYAEAGETTFDNHAIHLRLAQANVEQIAERSYEAQDVAIRVKRGTVRGRGANQGRYLHQIATHDINFGIGPAGTGKTFLAVASAVEALNESRVQRLILVRPAVEAGEKLGFLPGDLTQKVDPYLRPLYDALYEMMGVEKVVKLLEKNVIEIAPLAYMRGRTLNDAFVILDEAQNTTIEQMKMFLTRLGFGSTAVVTGDLTQTDLPKHLKSGLRDAIDVLRDVEGVSFTFFESRDVVRHPLVARIVSAYDRRDLHQIQPGATS
- a CDS encoding ABC transporter permease subunit, translated to MSVAGLKRWLPGLRATVIGVPYLWLLLFFAVPFLIVLMISFSHSRVGSPPYTWLLQYVDGGFSLKLNLENYLALFRDSIYAQAFLSSIKIAAISTFLTLLIGYPMAYAIARLSPAARNVAMMLVVLPSWTSFLIRVYAWKAILDRNGLLDQFLQFTGLQTLMTGMGLPRLQLIDTPTAAYIGIVYCYLPFMVLPLYANLVKHDHRLLEAAYDLGAKPWQAFLRITLPLSRAGIIAGCMLVMIPAVGEFVIPEMLGGSETLMVGRQLWNEFFNNRNWPGASAMAVAMILLLLVPILLFNRSQQRLLEGKQA
- a CDS encoding HlyC/CorC family transporter, yielding MSEDDSSSSLQEHSEKKRGWLERLTSAFSGEPHTRDELVAVLHTAQEEGLIAADTLKMMEGAISVAELTVGDVMISRSQMVSLPVEAPFLELMKQVVESGHSRFPVHGENKDDILGILLAKDLLRGVVADHGPANVRELLRPAVLIPEAKKLNVLLKEFRLSRNHMAIVVDEYGGVAGLVTIEDVLEQIVGDIDDEHDEAEDPSAQIAIQADGQYVVDALTPIGDFNERFGATFSDEDYDTIGGLVTEAVGHLPEIGDELALDRFMFRVARADARRVQAFHVTVLPPDAQDDA
- a CDS encoding NAD-dependent succinate-semialdehyde dehydrogenase, which encodes MTVEIIDPTTGQVTYRHELMGAADVEQRLQAAADAFPGWAARSLQERGAVLRGIAAQLRTRRDELQQAMTHEMGKLKAEALAEVDKCAAACEYYADHAADYLKPQLIDTEAQRSYVRYEPIGCVFAVMPWNFPVWQVFRFLAPAFMAGNVALLKHASNVPQCADLILAVCRDGGLPAGVFDVLHIDNDQAAEVLRDARVKAVTLTGSERAGRSIASNAGSQLKKSVMELGGSDAFVVLDDADLDKTVAAAVKSRFDNSGQTCIAAKRFIVVERVADEFTRRFVEAAGQRRYGDPSERETTLAPMARADLRDELHKQVRASVAKGARVLLGGEPIAGTHAGYPATVLDQVGPGMPAYDEELFGPVAAVIRVKDEEEALRVANDTRFGLGGSVWTGDPVRGESFAQRMECGAAFVNAIVKSDARLPFGGSKQSGFGRELADHGIHEFMNIKTVYVA
- a CDS encoding magnesium and cobalt transport protein CorA, translated to MAGMSLPASAAAPASANPACVINCVHYDEQGVRHDISLDAISDVIASGNGFVWVGLFDPNEDVLLKLQEEFCLHDLAIEDARNAHQRPKVEAYGNSLFVVMTTAQMVDERIQYGETHAFLGPRFLVTVRHGASLSYAPVRARVEREPQLLKMGPSYCLYAVTDFVVDNYLPITNRFRDTLELLEKDIFAESYKRSTVVRLYELKRELNKMRMAVAPLQDVLAQLRRYQGELIPDEVKLYVRDVHDHAVRISDVIDTLREMLGTALSVNLSLVTLAQGETVKRLGAWAALLAAPTLITSWYGMNFSHMPELSQPWAYPLMIVGVGGVCVGLYRLFKRARWL
- a CDS encoding ABC transporter permease subunit, giving the protein MSPRTAKGLGLGVLLLGFAFLYLPILLLMFYSFNSSRLAMVWAGFSTRAYSDLFADRALMDAMWTSLVVAFWTACTATVLGTLAAMVMTRFKRFRGKPLFGALVTAPLVMPDVILGFSLMALLASMGAIPGFPARGLATIWIAHVTFTLCFVTVVVSSRLQEMDLSLEEAAMDLGASRLTVFTRITLPIIAPALVAGWLLAFTLSLDDVVVASFVATPGSTTLPMKVFASVRMGISPKINALATLLVSAVSIAAVIGWYINARAEKRRQRDLQLARQDNG
- the ybeY gene encoding rRNA maturation RNase YbeY; the protein is MTRGPVRLDVAVSYALPRAGLPAAVSFRRWVAAALKGRIREADLAIRVVDAKEGQSLNRHYRGKDYATNVLSFPAEVPEGLPKGVKFPLLGDLVICAPVVEREAGEQGKALNAHYAHLTVHGVLHLLGWDHEDDKEAEAMEQLEREILAELGIADPYAGER
- a CDS encoding type VI secretion system Vgr family protein, which gives rise to MDVSHTAAAHAPLAGLGSNGQLHRLQAEGLPPLFVEQWWGHESLVNGFDYWVDAVHPDAGLSCADWPGLSAALVTCLDDGQDHHRCGYIAAAHLLGADGGLARYRLHLVPWTWFLRHARRSRVHQQRTVRDIVEDVFGTHSGLARWRWSDDALAALAAAPVRDCCIQYREPDLEFVQRLLADEGIAGTFESDSSGGLTLVLFADSSVQPENPQSARDGGIRFHRDDATERADALQQLGRWRRLGSSRLSLVTDDGPAATVRHVQMPLQEAGHSPREVYEPVGTHVLAGADEGYRRVRRAAEAHEAGSAGWLAAGSVRSLQVGRFIRVLAAGAGSTPSLLPTELLHYGCNPPPITQGAEQPRAAAPARWLEAGSAIPGVALETTAPLGYANRFRAVDRNRPWRPVLADGTGERIHPRPLAPGHQTATVIAGDGRDDAALYADHLGRVRVRLHLQDATDAGTTCWLRVAQRYAGPGVGAQFLPRVGQEVVIGFLDGNIDQPLVLGALYNGRGEAGVARTPAGAAAADESGGLFGHATDSRPSAQGNAAGGHAPVWHAMAPGQDQHRHAGAVWGIQSREWSGTGYNRLAFDDSDAQLRVQLASSHASSELNLGHLLHMADNHRGSLRGEGAELRTDAWGALRAERGVWLTARGHAALSPAGEVAAAGALLQQAALLAASSHGAATMHGTAGLDSHAVREDSTGVAGLQRVARASVNGLSYAQASADEEGRPAPGDVPHTGQPTLGLHGQAGLMMVAGQALHWGGARSVALSSGGHTDANVAGGARLHAAQAVGMLAASGRSFAGDAALTIVAGQEVLDIRAQSETIHLQARSTVRAASGQGAVELAAPRTLHIATAGGASITLEDGNLVLVCPGTVTVQAGQRTFVGPAQLARPLPDMPSSALDGQVPKLAFRLQDIPGPQGVPLGGQPWRIVRTHRALDDEQRDSALLPERWAETLAEGEADAQGDVSLDDALCARIWSDAGRHPGCLFLVHGIDVIPLQRPRPYSSSPGVRATLDTLEAINYGKSLADLPDDAALHAYRQRAEYEFQSHIDASPARRKEI
- a CDS encoding DUF4105 domain-containing protein, with the protein product MKRRGLILTLWLALCMLATAVPAIAFAQATATVAGTPAPRIGVVTMQPGTVFFERFGHDAIAVLDPASGEATSYNFGYFDPSEDDFIGRFVRGDMMYYLVALPLQQDLSYYDETGRGASVQWLDLRPDQARALAADLAERARPENARYHYDYYTANCATMVRDTLDKALGGGLHAQLSGRSRGNTYRSESVRLASPAPWMWLGFDVGLGPFADQPLSRWQEAFVPMRLADALRQARNSDGRPLVQSEQELLPHRIDPEPKEFPRRWWPWLLCGLAIAAGVLALRNRPRLLAGLGLPLWLLCAVAGGLLVFLWGFSTHYAAWANRNLLLLSPLCVLLLPGAVRLLRRRPPGRMFTVVLWLVALQALAALVLHWLSLQAQYNVQWIVLLLPIHAALAWVLGRDRHLSDTRH